From the Hydrogenimonas thermophila genome, the window AATAATAACATTTTAACAAAAAGGTATTTGATGAAATTGAAACTTTTATCTGTGGCTACATTGGTTTTTTTAGGATTAATTACTTCTGGATGTGATGAAAAAGAGAAAAAAACTGAAGAAATCATACCCAAAAGTGTTAAAGAGATAGAAAAGACTATAACTTATACCTTAAAAGATGCCAACACCTCTATTAAAATAAAAGAGATAGATGATAAATTTGAATTTAATATAGACAAACCTGTTGTCTTACTGAACTTCTTTGCAACTTGGTGTCCCCCTTGCAGAGCAGAAATTCCTCATCTAGCAAATCTTCAAAATAAGTATAAAGATAAGTTAAAAATAATTTCTATACTTGTTGAAAACAAAGATCCAAATGAGATTGAAGAGTTTAAAAAAAG encodes:
- a CDS encoding TlpA family protein disulfide reductase, encoding MKLKLLSVATLVFLGLITSGCDEKEKKTEEIIPKSVKEIEKTITYTLKDANTSIKIKEIDDKFEFNIDKPVVLLNFFATWCPPCRAEIPHLANLQNKYKDKLKIISILVENKDPNEIEEFKKRYNINYFVSNSSDNMNLAVKAADMLHQPRNFSIPMMVLFVNGKYFRHYIGMVPEEMLESDIKEAIKN